CAGGTTTATATAAGCTCTTGTGAAGTGTAACAGTGTGGTTATCATGTCTGGCAAAACAGCAAACCTAAGCACTTTACCTTCACATGTGATGCTTTATAAGATATCTCTTATGAAAGAAGCTGCCACCTGCGCAAAGGTTTAGACTATACCATGTCAAGCAAGTTAAACATGATGCCAATTTTATATCTTACTGCTTTGGCTTTGTTGTCTTTGGCTTTGTTGTCTTTGCCTACATTAGCAATAGCTGAAAATGGGACCTGCACAAGGTATGGATTTGATGTTGAGTTTCCTGGAGTATCCTGTGCTGACATATATGACAAGAACCCAGCCAGTCATGGCAAGTCAGGATACTATGTTATTGGAACTGATCATGTCCGCACTGTCTACTGTGATATGGAACTAGAGTGTAGTGGTCATAAAGGAGGATGGATGAAGATTGCTGACTATGATACTAGTAAAGGAGATGACTGCCCCAGTGGATGGAAGAAAATCAAAATAAATGGCTTAGATTTATGTCGGTCACCTAATGATAATGCTGGCTGTTACTCAACACACTTCCATGTTAATAAAGTCAGTTACAATAAGATCTGTGGACGAGTAAAAGGCTATCAGAAAGGATCACCAACTGCTTTTGAAAGAGTGAGCAATCCTTCTTTAGATAATGGCTATGTTGAGGGAATATCCATAACGCTAGGCAGTCCTCGTAAGCATGTTTGGACCTATGCAGTGGGTTTGAGTGACGACCACAACTATCCTGTATATAACTGTCCTTGTGCTAAATATCCAGGACCATCCCCTCCTGCATTTGTAGGTAACCATTATTATTGTGAGTCTGGTGATACTGGAGCATTTTCCAATAGCCCATACTACACCACAGATCCCTTGTGGGATGGTGATGGGTGTCTTCCTGACAACAATTGTTGCACTAACACTGACCAACCTTGGTTCTTCCGTCAAATTACTATGGCCAGAAAAGATGATATTGAAGTACGACTGTGTACAAATGAAGTGTTCTCAAATGAGGCCACACTAGTGGAACAAATAGAGATTTATGTGCAGTAAAAACTACTTTATATTTAGAacataatttgcacatgttGTGCACATGTAGCATGTGTGTACAAAAATTCATACAAATTTGACCACACACACAATTTATTGGATTGTAGTCAATATATACATTTTTGgtttgtaatttaatatttatatttatttagctaaccaATTATTAGCGTTGTAGGGAACATATTCAATCAGAGAGTGGAAAGAAATCCAAAGGTGAGAACATACCCTGCTAGCCCTAAAGGTAGTTCAACAAAGGTCATAATTGAATTTGAACTCAAAGTCATGGCTATAGTTAGCTTCTTTTGATGTATAAAACTCTGTAACTAATAAAGATCACATGTTACTTTCAGTCAAGGTTGTTGTAAACAATGTGACCCACTAAGCAAAAAAAAACCCCAACTAGTTTGTATTATATTGGACTTCTTTTTATGGcttctttgttgtctagagggaaaaaacAATGGACTGTTAATGTTTCAGCCATATCTGGTGAGTGCTCTTAGAGTTATAACAATAGATaccaagaagagcaaaacagtCGATATGTGCATTCATGTATTTAATGCCATTGcggatttgacctttggtgacctttatggcatAAAGTGCAAAATGTCTATTTTGTGGGGCTATGCCGCTATACCAAACCATCAAAAGATActgctatgatggttaacctctGTACGCACCAATTTTCAAGCTATTCCCGTACGGCTTACCCTGTAGCCATTAGAGTTGCAATGATACACTAGTTGGGTGTAGACACTAGTTGGGTGTATTGATATATTGTTTGTATCACGATATAACACAGAGGTGTTTGTTCCTTTTTTGGaaataacaaaacacttttttTTCCAAAATGCTAAATAATCATTCAAGTGTAAAAACTAGCATTGATTCATGAGAATGTCAGCCATTAAAATATAGTACATTTCTTATGTCCATACAAATTGATACAttgatatatatcacgatagaTGGTTTATCAATATAACCTAATTTCGTATCAGTACATATCATGGCCTCAATGTACTATCGATACACAATATATTGTTATATTGTTGCGTCTCTAGTAGCCTTGACAAGATTCAGTTTTTGTTAAGTAAATAAACAGTCATCTAAAACAAGGTGGATATTAATCAGATTCGTAGCAACTCAGGTCAGGAGCAAATTTGATCAAGACCTTTCCTTCCTGGTGTAATGCAAAACTGGTGTGCCTTGAAGAAAAGAACATGGAGCTCTGCATATGTACATGAGAACTGTGTTTCCTTCTTTCTGTctatatactcacggtgtggcacgccagcTTTCTTTGTGCACAAcgcactaccatgtgtcttgattctagCTTAACATGTAAAGGTGTATTCCAACATGTGATAATATATCAATTGCATTACTACATAGTTAAATAAGGTCACCAGGTAAAGGTGCCAATGGTCCATTGTTTGCCAGTTGGAAGTAACTGAAAGTGCGTTAATTCACTGCCAACATATTATTAACAGAAACCTTTTCTGTGATGAGTTTCTACAGTGTGGGTCCCTGTGATTACACTTCCCATAGTATTCCCTAGTGCTGGGAAGTATGCCGGTTATACCAGGACGTGCGATATTGTCACTTAGTATTGTTACCATACAAGGATACCGCAGTATTGCCACCATACCAGGATGCCGCAATATTGTCATGCGCTGCTGTCACTGCGTTGTCATCAAATATTGGCACAAAGCCAGACATTAGATCTTTGAAATTTAATTAAGTTTTGTGTTGATGGTTGTTGGTTGTTGGTGACCACAAGCCCTGCCTAAGTGACCTGTGACGTTTTTGGTTATGATGTATAGTAGTAGCAACCTACTGgtttacatattactcgctactctgagggctgtaactagtaataatattacatattacatttgttcgttacaaactataaagtttctaaatacaagctaccagcctacaactacaagtgacacgagCGAGACACGTGTTTCTCTGGtgtgtagttcagccacaaatacatactttgttgttttatcttggcctcaagggcactccccatacactatcattctttgtccatgcctataatgccatctccagtcttgtctggacccaaaatgTAATCAATCAC
This portion of the Dysidea avara chromosome 12, odDysAvar1.4, whole genome shotgun sequence genome encodes:
- the LOC136241334 gene encoding uncharacterized protein; translated protein: MSSKLNMMPILYLTALALLSLALLSLPTLAIAENGTCTRYGFDVEFPGVSCADIYDKNPASHGKSGYYVIGTDHVRTVYCDMELECSGHKGGWMKIADYDTSKGDDCPSGWKKIKINGLDLCRSPNDNAGCYSTHFHVNKVSYNKICGRVKGYQKGSPTAFERVSNPSLDNGYVEGISITLGSPRKHVWTYAVGLSDDHNYPVYNCPCAKYPGPSPPAFVGNHYYCESGDTGAFSNSPYYTTDPLWDGDGCLPDNNCCTNTDQPWFFRQITMARKDDIEVRLCTNEVFSNEATLVEQIEIYVQ